CGTCCCGGGCGCGCGAGGTCGAGCCCGATGCGCCGGAAGGCGCTGCGTCCCGGCTGCCACAGCAGGAAGAGGACGAGCGCCACCGGCACGAGGGCCGTGGCGACGTCGAGCAGCTGGTACAGCAGGTCGAACACCTGCCGGTCGTTCAGGCTCCGGTTGATGGTGGCGCTCTGCGATCCGAGGGACGCAGCCCGTGTGGACAGGTCGACGATGCGGAGGATCGAGTAGACGGCGCTGGCCCCGAGCGACAGCCCGAGGACGATGGCGATCTCGATCCGGAGCCGGGTCCGGACGGCTGGTCGCAGCGGCGCACGCGCGGCGCGGGGGAGGACGGGAGCGTCGGGCACGGGCCGATCCTAGGCGCGCGGAAGGCGCGCACCGTCCGTCGGCCGGACGTGGTCCGAGAGGCCCCTGACGACGCGATCCGTCGCCGCGGACGGCAGGAACGCGCGATCCCGACCGTCAGGACGCACGGATCCGGAGTCCCACGCGCGGATCCGCGCGTCCGCGTTACCGGTGTGTAACGTTTGGGCCCAGTTTTTGCAAAGACTCCCAGGCGTACCTAGGGTCGTTCATATCTGCGCGGCCGATCGCACGCACGGTGGGTCCGCGCCATTCCCATGCACAGGAGGAACATTGAAAATCAGACGCCTCGCAGCGGCTGGTGCCGTCATCGTCTCCGGTGCCCTCGTCCTCAGCGGCTGCTCTGCGCCCGCTCAGGAGTCCGAGGTCATCGACGGCTCTGAGATCACCGTGGCCTGGAACGACCCGTTCCTCGAGTACAACAACCTCTCGGCGACCGGCAACGCGACCGCCAACACGAACATCGTGTACCTCACGAACCGGTCGTTCAACTACTACGACGACGGCCCGACCCTGGTCAAGGACGAGGACTTCGGGACCTACGAGAAGGTCTCCGACGACCCGCTCGTCGTGAAGTTCACCGTCAAGGACGGCGTCAAGTGGAGCGACGGCACGCCCGTCGACGCCGCGGACATGCTGCTCAACTGGGCGGCCAACACCACGAACGTCAACACCGTCGGCGGTGACGAGGTCCAGACCGACGAGGAGACGGGCGCCGTCACCACCGGCGACGACCAGGTCTTCTTCAACTCGGGCGCCGTGGCGGACACCCGCCTCGGCCTCGTCACCGAGACCCCCGAGATCGGCGACGACGGCCGCAGCCTCACCTACACGTACGACAAGCCGTACGTCGACTGGGAGGTCGCGACCGGCAACGGCGTCGGCGTCTCCGCGCACGGCACCACGCAGCTCGCGTTCCCCGACGAGGACCTCTCGGCCGAGGACGCCAAGGACAAGCTCATCACGGCCATCCAGGACAAGGACGCCAGCGTCCTCGCCCCGGTGTCCAAGATCTGGAACGACGGCTACCGCTACTCGGACATGCCGACCGAGGCGCAGAAGACGCTGGCCACCGGCCAGTACGTCATCTCGGACCTCAAGGCGGACCAGTACGTGACGCTCACCGCGAACCCCGAGTACGTCGGCACCAAGAAGCCGAAGTACCAGAAGATCACGGTGCGCTTCATCGCCGACCCGCAGGCGCAGATCCAGGCGCTCGAGAACGGCGAGGTCTCGATCGCGTCCGGCCAGCCGACGGCTGACCTCCTCAAGCAGGTCCAGGGCCTCAGCGGCGTCGAGTACAAGGGCCAGGCCGAGGGCACCTACGAGCACGTCGACCTGCAGACCACGAACGGCGGCGCCTTCGACGCGTCGAAGTTCGGCGGCGACGCCGCCAAGGCGCAGCTCGTCCGCGAGGCCTTCTTCAAGACGCTCCCGCGCGAGGAGATCCTCGAGAAGCTGATCAAGCCCCTCCAGGAGGACGCGGAGCTCCGCAACTCGAACGTCTTCGTGCCCGGCACCGAGAACTACGAGGCCTCCGTCGAGGAGAACGGCTACGCCGACCAGACGGTCGACATCGAGGGCGCCAAGGCGCTGCTCGCCGAGGCCGGCGTCACGGGCACGATCGACGCCCGCGTCCTCTACGGCCAGGGCAACACCCGTCGCCAGCAGGAGTTCGAGCTCATGCGCCAGTCGGCCGCCCAGGCCGGCTTCAACCTCATCGACGTGAACAGCGCGACGTGGGG
The nucleotide sequence above comes from Clavibacter sp. B3I6. Encoded proteins:
- a CDS encoding ABC transporter family substrate-binding protein, with translation MKIRRLAAAGAVIVSGALVLSGCSAPAQESEVIDGSEITVAWNDPFLEYNNLSATGNATANTNIVYLTNRSFNYYDDGPTLVKDEDFGTYEKVSDDPLVVKFTVKDGVKWSDGTPVDAADMLLNWAANTTNVNTVGGDEVQTDEETGAVTTGDDQVFFNSGAVADTRLGLVTETPEIGDDGRSLTYTYDKPYVDWEVATGNGVGVSAHGTTQLAFPDEDLSAEDAKDKLITAIQDKDASVLAPVSKIWNDGYRYSDMPTEAQKTLATGQYVISDLKADQYVTLTANPEYVGTKKPKYQKITVRFIADPQAQIQALENGEVSIASGQPTADLLKQVQGLSGVEYKGQAEGTYEHVDLQTTNGGAFDASKFGGDAAKAQLVREAFFKTLPREEILEKLIKPLQEDAELRNSNVFVPGTENYEASVEENGYADQTVDIEGAKALLAEAGVTGTIDARVLYGQGNTRRQQEFELMRQSAAQAGFNLIDVNSATWGADLSSKPDSYDIALFGWQSTSLAVGESGPNYQTGGINNYYGWSNPEVDDLFTQLDTETDPGKQREILIEAEKLIQQQSWTTPIFQFPGLTAWSDTVSGVKPAFLSPTFFWNFWEWAPADSSAE